From Verrucomicrobia bacterium S94, the proteins below share one genomic window:
- a CDS encoding hydroxymethylglutaryl-CoA reductase, which translates to MSQYAKIPMQFVGPLNVSGPVIEGEFEVPLATYETPLWPSVNRGARVSMNCEQGIRCTVIDDRMTRSVLFEAPDATAAFLALEKIKADFPTLGKVVDGTSRFARLININAQIAANLLFIRFEFTTGDASGHNMCTQAAEALMNHILAKHPNLKYGSISGNYCSDKKATAVNGILGRGKYVVAEMTIPGKLCRRYLKTTPEKVVQLNIRKNLIGTLLAGGSRSANAHFANMLLGFYLATGQDAANIVEGSQGFTICEVRGEDLYFSVTLPNLIMGTVGNGKGLDFVLQNMQRMGLTENREPGENSKRLACLCAAQVLCGELSLLAAQTNPGELMDAHRRIERGTSA; encoded by the coding sequence ATGAGTCAATACGCAAAGATCCCCATGCAGTTTGTTGGGCCTTTAAACGTGTCCGGACCGGTTATTGAAGGTGAATTCGAGGTGCCGTTGGCGACCTATGAAACGCCGCTGTGGCCATCGGTCAATCGCGGAGCCCGGGTTTCCATGAACTGTGAACAGGGGATAAGATGTACTGTAATTGATGACCGGATGACCCGTTCCGTTCTGTTTGAAGCGCCGGATGCAACGGCAGCGTTTCTGGCTCTGGAAAAAATCAAAGCCGATTTCCCAACCCTTGGAAAGGTAGTGGACGGGACCAGTCGTTTTGCCAGACTGATCAATATCAATGCCCAGATTGCGGCTAATCTGCTTTTTATTCGTTTTGAGTTCACGACCGGTGATGCCTCGGGACACAATATGTGCACGCAGGCGGCCGAGGCGCTGATGAATCATATTCTCGCAAAACATCCGAATTTAAAATACGGCTCCATTTCAGGCAATTACTGCTCCGATAAAAAAGCCACCGCCGTCAACGGCATTCTCGGCCGGGGCAAATATGTCGTGGCTGAAATGACAATTCCGGGAAAACTGTGCCGGCGCTACCTGAAGACTACGCCTGAAAAAGTTGTTCAGCTTAATATCCGTAAAAATCTGATCGGCACGCTGCTGGCCGGCGGTTCCCGTAGTGCGAATGCCCATTTTGCCAACATGCTGCTCGGGTTCTATCTGGCCACCGGTCAGGATGCCGCCAATATTGTGGAAGGCTCGCAGGGATTTACGATTTGTGAAGTGCGTGGTGAAGATCTCTATTTTTCCGTCACGCTGCCGAATCTGATTATGGGCACGGTCGGCAATGGAAAGGGACTCGATTTCGTTCTGCAAAATATGCAGCGCATGGGCCTGACCGAAAACCGTGAGCCGGGTGAAAATTCGAAACGGCTCGCCTGTCTCTGCGCCGCGCAGGTGCTTTGCGGGGAACTTTCGCTCCTTGCCGCGCAGACCAATCCGGGAGAGTTGATGGATGCTCACCGCCGCATCGAGCGCGGCACTTCTGCGTAG
- a CDS encoding response regulator transcription factor translates to MEKIKILVVEDEAPIQELLQFNLERSKYRVKVVDSGEEGLTTAQQFKPDLILLDIMLPGTDGLEVCKKLKADPKTERIPIIMLTALCEEADVVTGLELGADDYITKPFSPRVLLARVKAALRRISARKPVSNEELINVHNITVDIGRHKVEVEGQDVALTFTEFKVLQLLAQQPGRVFTRYQIVDAVHGEDYPVTDRSVDVQIVGLRKKLGVAGKYIETVRGIGYRFKEEE, encoded by the coding sequence ATGGAAAAGATCAAAATTCTGGTTGTTGAGGACGAAGCACCGATTCAGGAACTTTTACAGTTCAACCTGGAGCGCAGTAAATATCGTGTAAAGGTGGTGGACTCCGGAGAAGAAGGCTTAACTACCGCCCAGCAGTTTAAACCCGACCTGATCCTGCTGGATATTATGCTACCGGGGACCGACGGTCTTGAAGTCTGCAAAAAACTCAAGGCCGATCCCAAAACGGAACGCATCCCGATTATTATGCTGACCGCCCTCTGCGAAGAGGCGGATGTCGTGACCGGCCTTGAACTGGGGGCCGACGATTATATCACCAAGCCGTTCAGCCCGCGCGTCCTTCTGGCCCGCGTGAAAGCCGCATTGCGCCGGATCTCTGCCCGGAAACCGGTCTCCAATGAGGAGCTGATAAACGTGCATAACATCACGGTGGATATCGGCCGCCACAAGGTCGAAGTTGAGGGGCAGGATGTGGCCCTCACCTTTACCGAATTCAAAGTGCTGCAGCTGCTGGCGCAGCAGCCGGGCCGTGTATTCACCCGCTACCAGATTGTCGACGCGGTGCACGGCGAAGATTATCCGGTCACAGACCGTTCGGTGGATGTCCAGATTGTGGGTCTTCGCAAAAAACTGGGCGTGGCGGGAAAATATATCGAAACGGTCCGCGGCATCGGCTACCGCTTCAAAGAAGAAGAATAG
- a CDS encoding HAMP domain-containing protein codes for MKKKHLFWLLLPSYWILIAGAILVVALYAFHSMQNLYFQALEKDISTRATLLSEQIKDIDLQDDAPRIDALCKTVGASSGTRFTIVMPDGKVIGDSDKKLHEIESHDDRPEIRMALAGTVGKDIRFSRTVRQDMMYIAVPLRNQNHETRCAVRAALPMTDIENELDAMTVRVLVFSVLAGILAMVVCVVMVRRITYPLRGMGQTARRFADGDFTQRVPRQKALELDELAESFNTMSEQLDKTLTTLNEQRNEQNAVLSSMDEGVLAIDKKERIIHMNRVAGEILGVDHCKVKREIVQQVIRYANLQEFIKALLGSQRAISRDMTLIGDVEKQIQVRGTVLWDAENEAIGALVVLRDVTQLRHLETVRSDFVANVSHELKTPITSIKGFVETLLSDDWNHEPDILRFLEIISQQAGRMNNIIDDLLTLSRLEQKEGHVMTEPAKLQGVIETAIYLCQLQAGKKQIQIDCICPEDLELEINAPLLEQALVNLIINAVKYSEENKKVLVLAEKKESVISIYVKDEGFGIDRKHLERLFERFYRVDTARSRKLGGTGLGLSIVKHIVQAHNGTIRVESKLGSGSTFTIDLPIPKQH; via the coding sequence ATGAAAAAAAAACATCTTTTCTGGCTCCTGCTTCCCTCATACTGGATATTGATCGCAGGTGCCATTCTGGTGGTGGCGCTGTATGCTTTCCACTCCATGCAGAATCTTTATTTCCAGGCCTTGGAAAAGGATATTTCCACCCGGGCCACTCTGCTTTCCGAACAGATTAAGGATATTGATCTACAGGATGATGCTCCCCGGATTGATGCCCTCTGCAAAACGGTCGGTGCATCTTCCGGGACCCGTTTCACAATTGTGATGCCCGATGGAAAGGTCATTGGTGATTCCGACAAAAAGCTCCATGAAATAGAATCGCACGATGACCGGCCGGAAATCCGCATGGCTCTGGCCGGTACGGTCGGAAAGGATATCCGGTTCAGCCGTACGGTCCGGCAGGACATGATGTATATTGCCGTTCCGTTACGGAATCAGAACCATGAAACACGCTGCGCCGTACGCGCAGCGCTCCCGATGACCGATATCGAAAACGAACTGGATGCCATGACGGTTCGTGTTCTCGTATTTTCTGTTCTGGCCGGCATTCTGGCCATGGTGGTCTGTGTAGTTATGGTCCGTCGTATCACCTACCCTCTTCGGGGTATGGGGCAGACCGCCCGGCGCTTTGCCGACGGTGATTTCACGCAGCGTGTCCCCCGCCAGAAGGCGCTTGAACTCGATGAACTGGCGGAATCGTTCAACACCATGTCGGAACAGCTGGACAAAACACTCACCACGCTTAATGAACAGCGCAACGAACAGAATGCCGTATTATCCTCTATGGATGAAGGCGTTCTGGCCATTGATAAAAAAGAGCGCATCATTCATATGAACCGCGTTGCCGGCGAAATTCTGGGGGTGGATCATTGCAAGGTGAAACGCGAAATTGTCCAGCAGGTAATCCGCTATGCCAACCTTCAGGAATTTATTAAAGCCCTGCTGGGCTCCCAGCGTGCAATCAGCCGCGATATGACCCTGATCGGCGACGTCGAAAAACAGATTCAGGTCCGCGGAACCGTGCTCTGGGATGCCGAGAACGAAGCCATCGGGGCATTGGTTGTGCTGCGCGATGTCACCCAGTTGCGCCACCTCGAAACGGTACGCTCGGATTTCGTGGCTAACGTATCGCACGAACTTAAAACCCCGATCACCTCAATTAAGGGTTTTGTGGAAACCCTGCTTTCCGATGACTGGAACCATGAACCCGATATTCTCCGTTTCCTCGAAATTATCAGCCAGCAGGCCGGGCGTATGAATAATATTATCGATGATCTGCTCACACTCTCCCGCCTCGAACAGAAAGAGGGACACGTGATGACGGAGCCGGCAAAGCTTCAGGGCGTCATTGAAACCGCAATCTATCTCTGCCAGCTGCAGGCCGGAAAAAAACAGATCCAAATCGACTGTATCTGCCCGGAGGATCTCGAACTCGAAATCAACGCTCCGCTACTGGAGCAGGCACTGGTGAACCTGATCATCAATGCTGTGAAATATTCAGAAGAAAATAAAAAAGTCCTTGTGCTGGCTGAAAAAAAGGAAAGCGTTATCAGCATTTATGTTAAAGACGAAGGTTTCGGGATTGATCGCAAGCACCTCGAACGTCTCTTTGAGCGCTTTTATCGCGTCGATACCGCCCGCAGCCGCAAACTGGGCGGAACCGGGCTGGGTCTTTCCATCGTGAAACATATTGTGCAGGCACACAACGGCACCATTCGGGTCGAAAGTAAACTCGGTTCCGGCAGCACTTTCACCATTGATCTTCCGATTCCTAAACAGCACTGA
- a CDS encoding Na/Pi cotransporter family protein: MKTSAFPVPNRPYYLLAFHKSCDRFSAQFLFELYRGVVNEYRFHLEDRLSSDRGLGIFLLGMKHMSEGLQAVSGDRLRKMISAVTNNRIMGVATGILVTCLVQSSSVTTVMVVGFVNSAIMNLMQAIGVILGANIGTTITGWILVLKIGKYGLPILGIAAFFFLFSKNQRVRYIGMTLMGIGMVFFGLELMKNGFKPIKSLPEFQAWFHAFQATSYIGIIKCAMVGMILTMIVQSSSATLGITIGLAATGVIEFRTAAALVMGENIGTTVTALLASIGTTTNAKRAAYAHFFFNVIGTAWFIALFPFAIGGLAHLIALKTGFDPATASLQEIATALFPDGDIAAIIADANLSDPVTAAGKKVAGRFDQVITAGIALTHTTFNVANVLIFLPFIGFLAKFVTKLAPEKETKEAAHLTYLDVRMLDTPSLGIVQSQGQLNFMADSVEGMMIKLRTCLDSGITDELERKIFEREEILDNVQKEIFLFLSNMVSGQVPLEVTNTANKQMRLADEYESLSDYSTNVLKGLKKLKAGNLNLDGSAKEKLLILHDRVAAYIIKVDKFMKDENPDVLTWANTEGTAISKLMKEIRAEHLDRLQKEEASPYFSLAYTDILNFYRRMKDHALNIAEVVHSEK; encoded by the coding sequence CTGAAAACGTCTGCTTTTCCCGTCCCAAATCGCCCGTATTATTTATTAGCATTTCATAAGTCATGTGATAGGTTCTCCGCGCAATTTTTATTCGAACTGTACAGGGGTGTTGTAAATGAATATCGATTTCATCTTGAAGATCGTCTTTCCAGTGATCGGGGGCTGGGAATTTTCCTGCTGGGCATGAAACACATGTCGGAAGGGCTTCAGGCCGTCTCCGGCGACCGGCTGCGTAAAATGATCAGCGCAGTCACCAACAACCGCATCATGGGCGTCGCCACCGGTATTCTGGTCACCTGTCTGGTTCAGTCCAGTTCGGTAACAACCGTTATGGTTGTCGGGTTTGTAAACTCCGCCATCATGAATTTAATGCAGGCCATCGGCGTGATTCTCGGCGCCAACATCGGCACCACCATCACCGGCTGGATTCTTGTGCTTAAAATCGGTAAATACGGGCTGCCCATTCTCGGTATTGCGGCCTTTTTCTTCCTCTTTTCAAAGAATCAGCGCGTGCGGTATATCGGCATGACCCTGATGGGCATCGGCATGGTCTTTTTCGGTCTGGAGCTGATGAAAAACGGCTTTAAACCGATTAAATCGCTACCGGAATTCCAAGCCTGGTTCCACGCCTTCCAGGCAACGAGCTACATCGGCATCATTAAATGCGCGATGGTCGGTATGATTCTGACCATGATTGTACAGTCCTCTTCGGCCACACTGGGCATCACCATCGGACTAGCCGCAACCGGAGTCATTGAATTCCGCACAGCCGCCGCGCTGGTGATGGGCGAAAACATCGGCACCACCGTAACCGCCCTGCTGGCCTCGATCGGAACCACCACAAACGCCAAACGCGCCGCCTATGCCCACTTTTTCTTTAATGTAATCGGTACCGCCTGGTTTATTGCCCTTTTCCCGTTTGCAATTGGCGGTCTTGCCCATCTGATTGCCCTCAAAACCGGATTCGACCCCGCCACAGCCAGCCTCCAGGAAATTGCCACGGCACTCTTTCCTGACGGGGACATTGCAGCCATCATCGCCGATGCCAACCTGTCTGACCCCGTAACGGCCGCCGGGAAAAAGGTTGCCGGGCGTTTCGATCAGGTGATCACGGCCGGTATCGCCCTCACACATACAACTTTTAACGTGGCTAATGTCCTGATCTTCCTGCCGTTCATCGGTTTCCTGGCTAAATTTGTCACTAAACTGGCTCCGGAAAAAGAAACGAAAGAAGCTGCTCACCTCACCTACCTCGACGTCCGCATGCTCGATACCCCTTCACTTGGTATTGTTCAGTCGCAGGGCCAGCTCAACTTCATGGCTGACAGCGTTGAAGGCATGATGATCAAACTGCGCACCTGCCTTGATTCCGGAATAACCGATGAACTCGAACGTAAAATTTTCGAGCGGGAGGAAATTCTCGATAATGTCCAAAAGGAAATCTTTCTGTTTCTAAGCAATATGGTCTCCGGACAGGTTCCGTTGGAAGTCACCAATACCGCGAATAAACAGATGCGGCTGGCCGACGAGTATGAAAGTCTTTCCGACTATTCGACCAATGTGCTTAAGGGCCTGAAAAAACTCAAAGCCGGTAATCTCAATCTCGATGGTTCCGCCAAGGAAAAGCTGCTCATTCTTCACGACCGGGTAGCCGCCTATATCATCAAAGTAGATAAATTTATGAAGGATGAGAATCCGGATGTACTCACCTGGGCGAATACAGAAGGCACCGCAATCTCAAAACTGATGAAAGAGATCCGTGCCGAACATCTTGATCGCCTTCAGAAAGAAGAGGCATCGCCCTATTTCAGTTTAGCCTATACCGATATCCTCAACTTTTATCGCCGCATGAAAGACCACGCGCTCAATATTGCTGAAGTGGTGCATAGCGAAAAATAA
- a CDS encoding response regulator transcription factor: protein MHLLIVEDSQRISVPPAKGLRESEYEVTVVGKGIDALTCFTNRTPDLILLDLGLPDMDGFDVLNRIHAFLRRGKKRYDTTIKIADLVIDPVRRKIDRSGGSIELTPREFDSRRPRRPMRNRSF from the coding sequence ATGCATTTACTCATTGTAGAAGACAGCCAACGAATCTCCGTACCGCCGGCCAAAGGTCTCCGCGAGTCCGAATATGAGGTCACGGTAGTCGGCAAGGGCATAGATGCCCTGACCTGCTTCACCAACCGCACTCCCGATCTGATTCTGCTGGATCTCGGCCTGCCGGATATGGACGGATTCGACGTGCTGAACCGCATCCATGCCTTTCTGCGCCGCGGGAAGAAAAGGTATGATACCACCATAAAGATTGCCGACCTGGTAATTGATCCGGTCAGGCGGAAAATTGACCGTTCCGGTGGAAGCATTGAGCTTACTCCAAGGGAATTCGATTCTCGGCGGCCGCGCCGGCCGATGCGGAATCGCTCTTTCTGA
- a CDS encoding PstS family phosphate ABC transporter substrate-binding protein, with product MKKKILAMTAAAAVAASAGASDKIVIDGSTTVGPIAKAFAEYYMAANPDVNITVSESGSGNGAKAMMNANCEIAIMSRPMKQTEFKAAAEKGIQPVAHVVALDGLPLLVHPSNPVQDLTVEQVRKIYLGEISNWKEVGGPDKAIVTISRDTNSGTYETFAKLIMNKEKIGGKCEYVGSNGAIRQRVQSTPAAIGYAGLGFVDKTVKALKINGIYPSTETVQTGEYPVARPLFMYTDGYPRLGSPLYQFVTIHLTEDGQEMVEEIGFVPVTAY from the coding sequence ATGAAAAAAAAGATTCTTGCAATGACAGCCGCAGCAGCGGTTGCGGCATCGGCCGGCGCATCTGACAAGATTGTTATTGATGGTTCCACCACCGTGGGACCGATTGCCAAGGCCTTTGCAGAATATTATATGGCAGCCAACCCCGACGTGAATATCACCGTTTCCGAATCCGGCTCCGGCAATGGCGCGAAGGCCATGATGAATGCAAACTGCGAAATAGCCATCATGTCCCGTCCGATGAAGCAGACCGAATTCAAAGCGGCTGCTGAAAAGGGTATTCAGCCTGTGGCCCATGTGGTTGCCCTCGATGGACTTCCGCTTCTGGTCCATCCTTCCAACCCGGTACAGGACCTTACGGTTGAACAGGTCCGGAAAATCTATCTGGGCGAAATATCCAACTGGAAAGAAGTCGGAGGTCCGGATAAAGCCATCGTAACCATCTCCCGCGACACCAACTCCGGCACTTATGAAACGTTTGCCAAACTGATCATGAATAAAGAAAAAATCGGCGGAAAATGCGAATACGTCGGCTCCAACGGCGCCATCCGCCAACGTGTTCAAAGCACGCCCGCCGCAATCGGTTACGCCGGTCTAGGCTTTGTTGACAAAACCGTCAAAGCCCTGAAAATCAACGGTATTTATCCATCTACAGAAACCGTTCAAACCGGCGAATATCCGGTTGCCCGTCCGCTGTTCATGTATACCGACGGTTATCCCAGACTGGGAAGCCCGCTCTATCAGTTTGTAACCATCCACCTGACCGAGGACGGACAGGAAATGGTTGAAGAAATCGGATTTGTTCCGGTAACTGCATACTAA
- a CDS encoding phosphate ABC transporter permease subunit PstC codes for MSKTANMNLIMSDAASRRQRISILLGQSFLFLITSLSTFAVFFIFYFILKDAIPFFKLEGFREFFTSTHWYPSGSPAEFGALPIFIGTGLVTLGAVVVAVPLGISAAVCLSDLLPFKVRQIVKPLIEVLAAIPSVAYGFFALVVFAPLLQNHGGVILSTGIWLVLGPILALLVIVIGDLITEKLREKIPNPKTAGAIIFPVLGILALIFLYRISTNLLGIEISSGTNALNVSIILGIMALPTVVSVSEDALQAAGRELREGSYALGATRAETIIKTIIPASVSGILAAVILGVMRAIGETMVVWMASGNASRIPEPWYNVLQPIRTLTATIAGDMGEADHVTGSSRFHVLFAMAFCLLAFSFIMNLVSEIIVKRSRRKLGK; via the coding sequence ATGAGCAAAACAGCTAATATGAACCTAATAATGAGTGATGCCGCCAGCCGGCGCCAGCGTATCAGTATCCTGCTGGGTCAGAGTTTTCTTTTTCTGATCACTTCACTTTCCACCTTCGCGGTCTTCTTTATCTTCTATTTTATTCTGAAGGACGCGATTCCTTTTTTTAAACTTGAGGGATTCAGGGAATTTTTCACCAGCACGCACTGGTACCCCTCCGGATCACCGGCTGAATTCGGCGCCCTGCCTATTTTTATCGGAACAGGGCTGGTTACACTCGGGGCCGTTGTGGTTGCGGTCCCTCTCGGCATTTCCGCCGCAGTCTGCCTTTCCGACCTTCTTCCGTTTAAGGTCCGGCAGATTGTAAAACCGCTCATCGAAGTACTCGCCGCGATTCCGTCCGTGGCATACGGTTTTTTTGCCCTGGTTGTTTTTGCACCGCTGCTCCAAAACCATGGCGGTGTCATTCTCTCCACCGGCATCTGGCTGGTCCTCGGGCCGATCCTCGCTCTGCTCGTCATTGTGATCGGAGACCTGATAACCGAGAAACTTCGGGAAAAAATTCCCAACCCTAAAACAGCGGGAGCGATCATTTTTCCAGTGCTTGGCATTCTGGCTCTTATTTTTCTCTATCGGATCTCGACCAACCTGCTTGGTATCGAAATCAGCTCCGGAACCAATGCGCTAAACGTATCTATCATTCTGGGCATCATGGCGCTTCCGACCGTAGTCAGTGTTTCCGAAGATGCGCTGCAGGCTGCCGGCCGTGAACTGCGGGAAGGCTCATATGCCCTCGGAGCCACGCGGGCGGAAACCATCATTAAAACCATCATTCCCGCCTCGGTCAGCGGAATTCTGGCCGCAGTTATTCTCGGGGTGATGCGGGCCATCGGCGAAACCATGGTGGTCTGGATGGCTTCGGGCAATGCCTCCCGGATTCCGGAACCATGGTATAATGTACTGCAGCCGATCCGGACCCTTACTGCCACCATTGCCGGCGATATGGGCGAAGCCGACCACGTAACCGGCTCCTCCCGCTTTCACGTCCTTTTCGCCATGGCATTCTGCCTTCTGGCCTTCTCATTCATCATGAACCTGGTCAGCGAAATCATTGTTAAACGCTCACGCAGGAAACTGGGTAAATAA
- the pstA gene encoding phosphate ABC transporter permease PstA: MLEAFEAETAELKAALEAQEDEKKKLAKALKKQARALKREGGSEEEIARLETEEDRLKDEAKILKEQARSLDETRDEPYEALVDAVKELFGPMPGQKKPVLIRQQYGQTRWDRTLVKLHEVMFEEEWDYSNPDAMGVLIEKPRIEKFRGTELEPFFQYLEEHIDDMMRPKTTFYWQFITDTSKDSHIFGGIWPEVLGTIYLTLGAMIFAIPMGVIAAIYLCEYAQEGRMVSFLRICISTLAGVPSIVFGLFGLAFFLNTIHISDSKSVLAGSLTLSLLILPTIIRSSEEAILAVPRAYKEAALGLGAGRWHTVMTVILPAALPGILTGVVISMGRAAGETAPIIFTAAVSVGAPLKIWETLNQPTPALPWNIYNLCTEHEAVDEIRHVQYGMVFTLVAIVLLLNLVAIMMRARISKKLRG, translated from the coding sequence ATGCTTGAAGCCTTTGAGGCTGAAACCGCCGAACTCAAAGCAGCACTTGAAGCACAGGAAGATGAAAAGAAGAAACTGGCCAAAGCCCTGAAAAAACAGGCCCGTGCTCTGAAACGGGAGGGCGGCAGCGAAGAGGAAATTGCACGGCTTGAAACTGAAGAAGACCGGTTAAAGGATGAAGCCAAAATCCTGAAAGAACAGGCCCGTAGCCTGGATGAAACCCGCGATGAACCTTACGAAGCCCTTGTGGATGCCGTAAAAGAACTGTTCGGTCCGATGCCCGGACAGAAAAAACCGGTGCTTATCCGGCAGCAGTACGGCCAGACCCGCTGGGACCGCACGCTCGTAAAACTGCATGAAGTGATGTTTGAGGAGGAGTGGGACTACTCCAACCCCGATGCCATGGGAGTTCTTATTGAAAAACCGCGCATTGAAAAATTCCGCGGTACCGAACTCGAACCTTTTTTCCAGTATCTGGAAGAACACATCGATGACATGATGCGGCCTAAAACGACGTTCTACTGGCAGTTCATCACCGATACCTCTAAAGACTCCCACATTTTCGGCGGAATATGGCCGGAAGTGCTCGGCACCATCTACCTCACCCTCGGCGCCATGATCTTCGCTATCCCGATGGGGGTTATTGCCGCCATCTATCTGTGCGAATATGCGCAGGAAGGACGGATGGTCAGCTTCCTGCGCATCTGCATCAGCACACTCGCCGGTGTACCCTCCATCGTGTTCGGCCTCTTCGGTCTCGCCTTCTTCCTGAACACGATCCATATTTCCGATTCCAAAAGTGTCCTCGCCGGTTCGCTGACACTTTCGCTGCTGATTCTGCCGACCATTATCCGATCTTCGGAAGAAGCCATCCTGGCCGTGCCACGAGCCTATAAAGAGGCCGCACTCGGCCTCGGGGCCGGTCGCTGGCATACGGTAATGACCGTGATCCTCCCGGCGGCACTTCCCGGCATTCTCACCGGTGTGGTCATTTCCATGGGCCGCGCAGCGGGAGAAACCGCTCCGATCATTTTCACCGCCGCCGTATCAGTCGGGGCTCCGCTGAAAATCTGGGAAACCCTGAACCAGCCCACCCCCGCCCTGCCCTGGAATATTTACAATCTCTGCACCGAGCATGAAGCGGTCGACGAAATCCGCCACGTCCAGTACGGTATGGTATTCACCCTTGTCGCCATTGTACTTCTGCTTAACCTGGTCGCTATCATGATGCGCGCACGAATTTCGAAGAAACTGAGAGGCTGA
- a CDS encoding phosphate ABC transporter ATP-binding protein: protein MTMKQIDTFADHNDIDTNAETHIEARDFSLFYGDFEAVRKVSMKVPKKKVTAMIGPSGCGKSTLLRSINRMNDLIPNTGATGEMIFDGHNIYAKNIDVVTLRARVGMVFQKPNVFPKSIFDNVAYGPRLQGVKNKQELNEIVEQSLRQAAIWDEVKDRLQANALGMSGGQQQRLCIARALAIKPEILLMDEPTSALDPKATAKIEDLIGELRKAYTIIIVTHNMQQAARVSDLTAFMYEGVLVEFGKTKQLFTNPENPQTENYITGRFG, encoded by the coding sequence ATCACCATGAAACAAATCGATACCTTTGCGGATCACAACGATATCGATACAAACGCAGAAACCCATATCGAAGCCCGGGACTTTTCCCTATTCTATGGCGATTTCGAGGCGGTGCGTAAAGTCAGCATGAAGGTGCCCAAAAAGAAAGTCACAGCCATGATCGGTCCGTCGGGCTGCGGAAAAAGTACACTGCTGCGTTCAATCAACCGTATGAACGACCTGATTCCGAACACCGGAGCCACCGGTGAAATGATTTTTGACGGACATAACATCTATGCCAAAAACATTGATGTGGTTACGCTTCGCGCCCGCGTCGGCATGGTTTTCCAGAAGCCGAATGTTTTCCCGAAATCCATTTTTGACAATGTGGCCTACGGGCCGCGCCTTCAGGGAGTAAAAAACAAACAGGAACTCAATGAAATCGTTGAGCAGAGCCTGCGCCAGGCCGCAATCTGGGACGAGGTTAAAGACCGGCTGCAGGCCAATGCGCTCGGTATGTCAGGCGGTCAGCAGCAGCGCCTCTGTATTGCCCGGGCCCTTGCCATTAAACCGGAAATTCTGCTGATGGATGAACCCACCTCTGCGCTGGACCCGAAAGCCACGGCCAAAATTGAAGATCTGATTGGCGAATTGCGTAAAGCATACACCATCATTATCGTCACCCACAATATGCAACAGGCCGCCCGGGTATCCGACCTGACCGCTTTCATGTACGAAGGTGTGCTGGTGGAATTCGGCAAAACAAAACAGCTTTTCACAAACCCCGAAAACCCGCAGACAGAAAATTACATTACAGGACGATTTGGATAA
- the phoU gene encoding phosphate signaling complex protein PhoU, which translates to MPHTSRSEGANMAKHLEKELERLKKLIYALSARVDENLELAVKSFLENDVDLARQVMDSDVRIDELEIEVEEECLKALALYQPVAIDLRFIIAVMKMNNDLERIGDLAADIAKNGMHINQAPRPKVPLDLYQMTYLAKAIVRKTLDALINIDTYLAREVIRDDEEINEMKREMKAEIVEALKREPEHADSLMTLSAITHRLERIGDHASNIAEDIIYMVEAEIVRHQSPEQ; encoded by the coding sequence ATGCCGCACACATCACGCTCCGAAGGAGCGAATATGGCTAAACATCTGGAAAAAGAACTCGAACGCCTGAAAAAACTGATCTACGCCCTGAGTGCCCGTGTGGATGAAAACCTCGAACTGGCCGTTAAATCATTTCTGGAAAATGATGTCGATCTGGCCCGGCAGGTGATGGATTCCGATGTACGGATTGATGAGCTTGAAATTGAGGTTGAAGAGGAATGCCTGAAGGCACTTGCACTATACCAGCCGGTCGCCATCGATCTCCGCTTTATCATCGCCGTCATGAAAATGAACAACGATCTGGAACGCATCGGCGATCTGGCAGCGGACATCGCTAAAAACGGCATGCATATAAACCAGGCCCCCAGACCGAAGGTGCCGCTTGATCTCTACCAGATGACCTACCTGGCCAAAGCCATCGTTCGGAAAACACTGGATGCTCTGATCAACATCGACACCTACCTCGCCCGCGAGGTCATCCGGGATGACGAAGAAATCAACGAAATGAAGCGCGAAATGAAAGCGGAAATCGTTGAAGCACTGAAACGTGAACCGGAACATGCCGACTCGCTCATGACCCTTTCAGCTATCACCCATCGCCTGGAACGTATTGGCGACCATGCCTCCAACATTGCCGAGGATATCATCTATATGGTGGAGGCGGAAATCGTCCGTCACCAGTCTCCCGAACAGTAG